In Patescibacteria group bacterium, one DNA window encodes the following:
- the rpoA gene encoding DNA-directed RNA polymerase subunit alpha, with protein MDNIALPQKIEYKKVKENQKEIIIEPLFPGYGITIANSLRRVLLSSLVGSAITKVKIKDVSHEFSTLPYLKEDIVELILNIKKIRVKSYSDEPIKFRLKITGENEVKAGDIEKNAQLEVVNPDLVIAHLTDKKAELDIEFTAEKGRGYVMVEEKSGYEDLAVNEISLDSLFSPIVNVSFSVEAVRVGKKTDYEKLVMKVETDGSIQPEEAILRSIKILMSHFALIDQKEPEIEEPIIEKKEKAEKPTSAKVKVDKKEKKEKVEKKEKKIDKIDKKEKKSKK; from the coding sequence ATGGACAATATAGCTTTACCACAAAAAATAGAATATAAAAAAGTAAAAGAAAATCAAAAAGAAATAATAATAGAACCATTATTTCCTGGTTATGGAATAACCATTGCCAACTCACTTCGTAGAGTTCTTTTATCTTCTTTAGTTGGTTCTGCAATTACAAAAGTAAAAATAAAAGATGTAAGTCATGAATTTTCTACACTACCATATCTAAAAGAAGATATAGTAGAACTTATTTTAAATATAAAAAAAATTAGAGTAAAATCATATTCAGATGAACCTATAAAATTTAGATTAAAAATAACTGGAGAAAATGAAGTAAAAGCTGGTGATATAGAGAAAAATGCACAGTTAGAAGTTGTAAACCCTGATTTAGTAATAGCTCATCTTACAGATAAAAAAGCAGAGTTGGACATTGAATTTACAGCTGAAAAAGGAAGAGGGTATGTAATGGTAGAAGAAAAAAGTGGATATGAAGATTTGGCAGTAAATGAAATAAGCTTAGATTCATTATTTAGTCCCATAGTAAATGTAAGTTTTAGTGTAGAAGCGGTTCGTGTTGGTAAAAAGACTGATTATGAAAAATTAGTCATGAAAGTAGAGACAGATGGATCTATTCAACCAGAAGAAGCAATATTAAGATCTATAAAGATATTAATGAGTCATTTCGCTCTTATTGATCAAAAAGAACCAGAAATTGAAGAACCAATAATTGAAAAAAAGGAAAAAGCAGAAAAGCCTACATCCGCTAAAGTTAAGGTAGACAAGAAAGAAAAAAAAGAAAAAGTTGAAAAAAAAGAAAAAAAAATAGACAAGATAGATAAGAAAGAAAAAAAATCTAAAAAATAA
- a CDS encoding GDP-mannose 4,6-dehydratase, which produces MTKKQVIFDKKNILVIGGAGFIGSNLIEHLLQNNKVICIDSFVTGNYENIHSVLQFPDFELIKHDMSEKIDLEKIEELKKFRIEFQGIQDIIYLACPTSYKDSDKYSIETIDANSIALKNSLELAKKYESRFLFTSTSAVYGDAEDVDGLVDESYIGKINHLESRAPYNEGKKFAEMMVYNYHKKYNLDISIVRIFYTYGPKMITNDGRLIPDFINCAFENKDLVIYGSENKTSTFCYIEDVIDALLKDMDTPFFEPLNIGNPEEIEIKKVAEKIIELIGSKSKIVFENDLDNIQRRLIPDITKAKELFGWMPMTRLEDGLRKTIDHIQRERTMLTPNKLNL; this is translated from the coding sequence ATGACTAAAAAACAAGTAATATTTGACAAAAAAAACATATTGGTAATAGGAGGTGCTGGATTTATAGGATCAAATTTGATAGAACATTTACTGCAAAATAATAAAGTGATATGCATAGATAGTTTTGTTACTGGAAATTATGAAAATATACATTCCGTACTACAATTTCCTGATTTTGAACTTATAAAACATGATATGAGTGAAAAAATAGATCTTGAAAAAATAGAAGAATTAAAAAAATTTAGGATAGAATTCCAAGGTATACAAGATATAATATATCTTGCATGTCCTACGTCATATAAAGATTCTGACAAATATTCAATAGAAACTATAGATGCAAATTCTATTGCTTTAAAAAATTCATTAGAATTAGCAAAAAAATATGAATCTAGGTTTCTATTTACTTCAACATCTGCAGTATATGGAGACGCTGAAGATGTAGATGGTCTTGTAGATGAATCTTATATTGGAAAAATAAATCATTTAGAATCTCGTGCACCATATAATGAAGGAAAAAAATTTGCCGAAATGATGGTGTATAATTATCATAAAAAGTATAATTTAGATATAAGTATTGTAAGAATTTTTTATACATATGGACCAAAAATGATAACAAATGATGGAAGACTCATTCCTGATTTTATAAATTGTGCATTTGAAAACAAAGATTTAGTAATCTATGGTTCTGAAAACAAAACAAGCACATTTTGTTACATAGAAGATGTAATAGACGCACTACTAAAAGATATGGATACTCCTTTTTTTGAACCACTAAATATTGGAAATCCAGAAGAAATAGAAATAAAAAAAGTAGCAGAAAAAATAATAGAATTAATTGGCTCAAAATCAAAAATCGTGTTTGAGAATGATTTAGATAATATTCAAAGAAGATTAATTCCAGATATTACAAAAGCAAAAGAACTCTTTGGATGGATGCCTATGACAAGACTAGAAGATGGACTTAGAAAAACAATAGATCATATCCAAAGAGAAAGAACTATGCTTACACCTAACAAATTAAACTTATAA
- the rplM gene encoding 50S ribosomal protein L13 — protein MDIKREKITIDATDQSVGRLATKIAMLLMGKTKVDYQPNIDSGADVNIENASKIKFTGNKIEKNIYHRHTGYVGNLKSERLRDMLPQKIDVILRKAVNNMLPKNKLRAKMIARLKINK, from the coding sequence ATGGATATTAAAAGAGAAAAAATTACAATAGATGCAACAGATCAAAGCGTTGGAAGGCTAGCTACAAAAATTGCTATGCTTTTGATGGGTAAAACCAAGGTAGATTATCAACCTAATATAGATTCTGGTGCTGATGTAAATATTGAAAATGCTTCAAAAATAAAATTTACTGGTAATAAAATAGAAAAAAATATTTATCATAGACATACTGGCTATGTTGGTAATTTGAAATCAGAAAGGCTAAGAGATATGTTACCACAAAAAATTGATGTAATACTTAGAAAAGCAGTAAATAATATGTTACCAAAAAATAAGTTAAGAGCAAAAATGATAGCAAGATTAAAAATTAACAAGTAA
- a CDS encoding DUF2304 family protein — protein MIFLRIIITIFILSTLIKLFQTKKSGKISTLNFLLWSILWISVGIVFYKPELSTQFAKTLGIGRGADLMIYASIIVIFYLIFKILAKFERINADITKITRSIAISKAEDNRKDETR, from the coding sequence ATGATATTTTTAAGAATAATAATAACAATATTTATACTATCAACACTTATAAAATTATTCCAAACCAAAAAGTCTGGAAAAATTTCAACTTTGAATTTCCTATTATGGAGTATATTATGGATAAGTGTTGGAATAGTTTTTTACAAACCAGAATTATCTACGCAATTTGCAAAAACACTTGGTATAGGTCGTGGTGCTGATTTGATGATTTATGCTTCAATAATAGTAATATTTTATTTAATATTCAAAATTCTTGCCAAATTTGAAAGAATAAATGCAGATATTACAAAAATTACAAGAAGTATTGCAATTTCAAAAGCAGAGGACAATAGAAAAGATGAAACCCGTTAG
- a CDS encoding glycosyltransferase family 2 protein — protein MNKDNPKIFIVIPAWNEEKNIAPVLDKLIQKYNNVVVIDDSSSDNTSEIIKKYPVVLLKHIINRDQGASLQTGNDYALKNGADIIVHFDADGQFLVEEISDLINPIINDDYDIVFGSRFLEKKSKIPLLKEKILFPMARITNKLIMGINTTDPQSGFRAMTADAARKIIIKQDRKAHCSEILHKAFKYKLKIKEVPMTVIYNRFGQNFSGGIDIVKDLLIKKIIK, from the coding sequence ATGAACAAAGATAATCCAAAAATTTTTATTGTAATACCAGCTTGGAATGAAGAAAAAAACATTGCTCCTGTTTTGGATAAATTAATTCAAAAATATAACAATGTTGTAGTAATAGATGACTCATCATCTGACAATACATCAGAAATAATAAAAAAATATCCAGTAGTACTTTTGAAACATATTATAAACAGAGATCAAGGCGCATCACTTCAAACTGGAAATGATTATGCTTTAAAAAATGGAGCTGATATTATAGTTCACTTTGATGCAGATGGACAATTTTTAGTAGAAGAAATAAGTGACTTAATAAATCCAATTATAAATGATGATTATGATATTGTTTTTGGATCAAGATTTTTGGAAAAGAAATCAAAAATACCATTATTAAAAGAAAAAATTCTTTTTCCAATGGCTAGAATAACAAATAAATTAATAATGGGAATAAATACCACAGATCCTCAAAGTGGATTTCGTGCTATGACAGCTGATGCCGCAAGAAAAATAATTATAAAACAAGACAGAAAAGCACATTGCAGCGAAATATTACACAAAGCATTTAAATATAAATTGAAAATAAAAGAAGTTCCAATGACTGTGATATACAATAGATTTGGACAAAATTTTTCAGGAGGAATTGATATAGTAAAAGATTTATTAATAAAAAAAATAATAAAATGA
- the galE gene encoding UDP-glucose 4-epimerase GalE has product MTHNNKKISNGLKILITGGTGYIGSHTIVELQNSGFDVVIIDNLSNSNIKVLDGIKKITGKKPKFEKLDILDTKKLKNFFDKNQDIEAIIHFAAYKSVAESIEQPLKYYRNNVLGLVNILEEMKNHKISNFIFSSSATVYGEADKFPVTENSPTKKATCPYGSTKIMSEQILEDLSKTDKNFNIISLRYFNPIGSHDSSLIGELPIGTPANLIPFITQTAIGKRKELKIFGNDYNTPDGSCIRDYIHIVDLAHAHISALNRLIQNKNKNNYEVFNIGTGQGTSVLEIIKIFEKVSGTKLNYSITERRDGDIAISYADVSLANKELNWKAEKTIDEALLSAWNWEKYINEQR; this is encoded by the coding sequence ATGACACACAATAACAAAAAAATATCTAACGGATTGAAAATATTAATTACTGGTGGCACGGGCTATATAGGATCTCACACTATTGTAGAATTACAAAATAGTGGTTTTGATGTTGTTATAATTGATAATTTATCAAATTCTAATATCAAAGTACTTGATGGTATAAAAAAAATTACTGGCAAAAAACCAAAATTTGAAAAATTAGATATATTAGATACGAAAAAATTAAAAAATTTTTTTGATAAAAACCAAGACATAGAAGCTATTATACATTTTGCGGCCTACAAATCTGTAGCTGAATCTATAGAACAACCACTAAAATATTATAGAAATAATGTTTTGGGATTAGTAAATATATTAGAAGAAATGAAAAATCACAAAATATCAAATTTTATTTTTTCATCTTCCGCAACTGTATATGGAGAAGCTGATAAATTTCCTGTCACAGAAAATAGTCCTACAAAAAAAGCAACTTGTCCTTATGGAAGTACAAAAATAATGAGTGAGCAAATTTTGGAAGATTTATCAAAAACTGATAAAAATTTTAATATAATTTCACTTAGATATTTCAATCCTATAGGATCTCACGATTCATCACTTATTGGAGAATTGCCAATAGGCACACCTGCAAATTTGATACCATTTATAACTCAAACTGCTATTGGTAAAAGAAAAGAGCTAAAAATTTTTGGAAATGATTACAATACTCCTGATGGATCATGCATAAGAGATTATATTCATATAGTAGATTTAGCACATGCACATATATCAGCGTTGAATAGATTAATTCAAAACAAAAACAAAAATAATTATGAAGTATTTAATATTGGAACAGGACAAGGAACTTCTGTACTTGAAATAATAAAAATATTTGAAAAAGTAAGTGGTACAAAATTAAATTATTCTATAACAGAAAGACGTGATGGAGATATAGCTATTTCATATGCCGATGTAAGTCTTGCAAATAAAGAACTTAATTGGAAAGCAGAAAAGACAATAGATGAGGCATTACTTTCTGCATGGAATTGGGAAAAATATATTAATGAACAAAGATAA
- the metK gene encoding methionine adenosyltransferase, protein MTKYFFTSESVTEGHPDKICDQISDKVLDTILEQDPHGHCCCESFTTTGLVLVGGEITTNIYVDIRKIVRDTLKEIGYNNPNYGIDYQSCSVLTAIDPQSPDIAQGEDENQGDHKSMGAGDQGMMFGYACNETPELMPLPITLAHRLTKKLAEVRKNGTLAYLRPDGKSQVTVEYEDGKPKSVNTVVVAAQHNPDVDLTKLRADIVEHVIKPILGEYFVEDTKILINETGRFVSGGPAADTGLTGRKIIVDSYGGMGRHGGGCFSGKSPNKQDRSGAYMARYVAKNVVAAGLADRVEIEISYAIGYPEPVSIMVNTFGTSKLSDEELEQIVKKHFDFTPSGIINNLDLLRPIYAQTATYGHFGRNDLNLPWEKLDKVNELKQYIK, encoded by the coding sequence ATGACAAAATATTTTTTTACATCAGAATCAGTAACAGAAGGTCACCCAGATAAAATTTGTGACCAAATAAGCGACAAAGTATTAGACACAATATTAGAACAGGATCCACATGGACATTGTTGTTGTGAATCTTTTACAACTACCGGATTGGTACTAGTAGGAGGAGAAATCACTACAAATATATATGTAGATATAAGAAAAATAGTAAGAGATACTTTGAAAGAAATAGGTTACAACAATCCAAATTATGGTATTGATTATCAGAGTTGTTCTGTACTTACAGCTATTGATCCACAATCACCAGACATCGCTCAAGGCGAAGATGAAAATCAAGGTGATCACAAAAGCATGGGTGCAGGAGATCAAGGAATGATGTTTGGTTATGCTTGTAATGAAACCCCAGAACTTATGCCACTTCCAATAACTTTGGCTCATAGACTTACAAAAAAACTTGCGGAAGTAAGAAAAAATGGAACTTTGGCATATCTAAGGCCAGATGGAAAATCTCAGGTTACAGTAGAATATGAGGACGGAAAACCAAAATCTGTAAATACAGTTGTAGTAGCTGCTCAACATAATCCAGATGTAGATTTGACAAAATTAAGAGCTGATATTGTTGAACATGTTATAAAACCAATACTTGGAGAATATTTTGTTGAAGATACAAAAATTTTAATAAATGAAACTGGAAGATTTGTAAGTGGTGGTCCTGCTGCAGATACTGGACTTACTGGAAGAAAAATAATAGTAGATAGCTATGGAGGAATGGGTCGCCACGGTGGTGGATGTTTCTCTGGAAAAAGTCCAAACAAACAAGATAGAAGTGGTGCTTATATGGCTAGATATGTAGCAAAAAATGTAGTAGCTGCTGGACTCGCAGATAGAGTAGAAATAGAAATATCTTATGCAATAGGATATCCAGAACCAGTTTCTATAATGGTAAATACATTTGGAACAAGCAAATTATCTGATGAAGAATTAGAACAAATAGTAAAGAAACATTTTGACTTTACCCCTTCTGGAATTATAAATAATCTAGATCTTCTAAGACCAATATATGCTCAGACAGCAACTTATGGTCATTTTGGAAGAAATGATTTAAATCTTCCTTGGGAAAAATTGGATAAAGTAAATGAATTAAAACAATACATAAAATAA
- a CDS encoding GtrA family protein, with the protein MNINNLNKYKKLLFQIIKFGIIGLINASIDFSIYIILTRGFDIQKKYYLIANFISFLCANIISFILNKKFAFEDQSKNNNNIKYIKFFTITLVSLIIYQISLFIFINYIGIQNNDIYGKIVGVIIGAIWNFSMYKILIFKNIKDNK; encoded by the coding sequence ATGAACATTAACAACCTTAATAAATATAAAAAATTATTATTTCAGATTATAAAATTTGGTATAATTGGATTAATAAATGCTAGTATTGATTTTTCTATATATATTATTCTTACTAGAGGATTTGATATACAAAAAAAATATTATTTAATTGCAAATTTTATATCATTTTTATGTGCAAATATAATAAGTTTTATTTTAAATAAAAAATTCGCATTTGAAGATCAAAGTAAAAACAATAATAATATAAAATATATAAAATTTTTTACAATAACATTAGTATCTTTGATAATTTATCAAATATCATTATTTATTTTTATAAATTATATAGGAATACAAAATAATGATATATATGGTAAAATAGTTGGTGTAATAATAGGTGCTATATGGAACTTTTCTATGTATAAAATATTAATTTTTAAAAATATAAAAGATAATAAATAA
- a CDS encoding S8 family peptidase: MKPVLKNKIRKFLVVLPIIYILGFFCVNAENQDTKEILIKLKNSNQIYKIKFDNNESIQKIKSEYEKNDDVEIVSENHNYNIAILPNDAIFSEQKYLKDTNIDLAWTFARNTQNITIAVIDTGVDLKHPDLKNNIWINKYEIPNDGIDNDQNGYVDDVYGWDFVNNTSDNNVKISVGYKEYAVNHGTIIAGIVSAVTNNKEGIAGASWGAKIMSLRAIDSQGQGNTYNVARAIDYATKNGADIINLSFVGKNNDEILSDAIRRAYKAGVAVIAASGNENSIGIDLDLDPRYPICNDFNDNTVFGVGSINNENKISFFSNYGEKCIDIMAPGENFVSTQVYQPTIRGFTEKYIKNLSGTSVSTPLVSATVALIKSIDPSFSISEIYKIIKDSAKDISFTNFSKRNKIGAGLLDANKAVILARKIAMNKIISIITIPSTGTNFEIKNFNQKTDKNETYKIDDDNKFYTYNIASGDLNGDGKQELILSKTDQKGTNISIYDQKWNLINNFTIDYKNPISITTGDLYSNRRDKIIIGSSSGYKPEVSIYDISGNLLNKFLVYGENFRGGVNVALCDPDGDFNNEIVVTAKTGGGPHVRIFNKDGKLKGQFFAGKTSFRGGLNISCGDLDKDKKDEIVLSPMQDDEPMISIYDANGEIIMNFLSYANDLRKEIKTQVIDINADYEKEIITYIGTGAKSHIRIFNMNGDLIKQFFAYENNNLKGINLTTYIQNEH, translated from the coding sequence ATGAAGCCTGTTTTAAAAAATAAAATCAGGAAGTTTTTGGTAGTATTACCGATTATATATATATTGGGATTTTTTTGTGTAAATGCAGAAAATCAGGACACAAAAGAAATACTTATAAAACTAAAAAATTCTAATCAAATATATAAAATTAAATTTGATAATAATGAGAGTATTCAGAAGATAAAGTCAGAATATGAAAAAAATGATGATGTAGAAATAGTATCTGAAAATCATAACTATAATATAGCAATATTACCAAATGATGCTATTTTTTCAGAACAAAAATATTTAAAAGATACAAATATAGATCTTGCTTGGACATTTGCTAGAAATACTCAAAATATAACAATAGCTGTTATAGATACTGGAGTAGATTTAAAACATCCTGATCTAAAAAACAATATATGGATCAATAAATACGAAATCCCGAATGACGGAATAGATAATGATCAAAATGGATATGTAGATGATGTTTATGGATGGGATTTTGTAAATAATACATCTGACAATAATGTAAAAATTAGTGTTGGCTATAAAGAATATGCTGTAAATCATGGAACCATTATAGCAGGAATAGTATCTGCCGTTACAAATAATAAAGAGGGTATTGCAGGAGCTTCATGGGGAGCAAAAATAATGTCTCTTAGAGCTATTGATAGTCAAGGACAAGGAAATACTTATAACGTAGCAAGAGCAATTGATTATGCTACAAAAAACGGAGCTGATATTATTAATCTAAGTTTTGTCGGTAAAAACAACGATGAAATATTATCAGATGCAATTAGACGTGCATATAAAGCTGGAGTGGCTGTTATAGCAGCATCTGGCAATGAAAATTCAATAGGTATAGATTTAGATTTAGACCCGAGATATCCAATATGCAATGATTTTAATGACAATACCGTATTTGGCGTAGGATCTATAAATAATGAAAATAAAATATCTTTTTTTTCAAATTACGGAGAAAAATGTATTGATATTATGGCTCCTGGTGAAAACTTTGTAAGCACACAGGTTTATCAACCAACTATAAGAGGATTTACTGAAAAATATATAAAAAATTTGTCTGGTACTTCTGTTTCAACTCCACTCGTAAGTGCTACTGTTGCCCTTATAAAATCAATAGACCCAAGTTTTTCAATTTCTGAAATATATAAAATAATAAAAGATAGTGCAAAAGATATATCTTTTACAAATTTTAGCAAAAGAAATAAAATAGGCGCTGGACTTCTTGATGCCAACAAAGCTGTAATATTGGCACGAAAAATAGCAATGAATAAAATTATATCCATTATTACTATACCTAGTACTGGAACAAATTTTGAAATCAAAAACTTCAATCAAAAAACAGACAAAAACGAAACATACAAAATAGATGATGATAATAAATTCTATACCTACAACATAGCCTCGGGAGATTTAAATGGTGATGGAAAACAAGAATTAATATTATCAAAAACAGATCAGAAAGGAACAAATATATCCATATATGATCAAAAATGGAATCTGATAAATAATTTTACAATAGATTATAAAAATCCCATTAGCATAACAACGGGAGACCTTTATTCAAATAGAAGAGACAAAATAATAATAGGATCTTCATCTGGATATAAGCCAGAAGTGTCAATATATGATATAAGTGGAAATTTATTAAATAAATTTCTTGTTTATGGTGAAAATTTTAGAGGTGGTGTAAATGTTGCATTATGTGATCCAGATGGAGATTTTAATAATGAAATAGTCGTAACTGCAAAAACTGGTGGTGGCCCGCATGTAAGAATATTTAATAAAGATGGAAAATTAAAGGGTCAATTTTTTGCTGGAAAAACTAGTTTTAGAGGTGGTCTCAATATATCTTGTGGAGATTTAGATAAAGATAAAAAAGATGAAATAGTTTTAAGTCCAATGCAAGATGACGAACCAATGATTTCAATATATGATGCAAATGGTGAAATTATAATGAATTTTCTATCTTATGCAAATGACTTAAGAAAAGAAATAAAAACACAAGTAATTGACATAAATGCAGATTATGAAAAAGAAATAATTACTTACATTGGTACTGGAGCAAAATCACATATAAGAATTTTTAATATGAACGGTGATTTAATAAAACAATTTTTTGCATATGAAAATAATAATTTAAAGGGTATAAATTTAACAACATACATTCAAAATGAACATTAA
- the rpsI gene encoding 30S ribosomal protein S9, with protein MENKEKTTDTYIYAVGKRKTSIATVRIYHEKGDVTLNDKTVDDYFKDSAMSEIVVESLNLLSQTGKNKITIKVKGGGKNSQAEAIRLGISRCLVKMDPEARKSLKSQGFLTRDPRAKERKKPGLKRARKAPQWAKR; from the coding sequence ATGGAAAATAAAGAAAAAACAACAGACACATATATATATGCAGTAGGCAAAAGAAAAACATCTATAGCTACTGTAAGGATTTATCATGAAAAAGGTGATGTAACTTTAAATGATAAAACTGTAGATGACTATTTCAAAGATAGTGCCATGAGTGAAATTGTTGTAGAATCATTAAACTTATTAAGTCAAACAGGAAAAAATAAAATAACCATAAAAGTAAAAGGTGGTGGAAAAAATAGTCAAGCAGAAGCTATAAGACTTGGTATATCTAGATGTCTTGTAAAAATGGATCCTGAGGCTAGAAAATCTCTAAAAAGTCAAGGATTTTTAACAAGAGATCCAAGAGCAAAAGAAAGAAAGAAACCAGGATTAAAAAGAGCAAGAAAAGCACCACAGTGGGCAAAACGTTAA
- a CDS encoding flippase: MNNSPSNKLIKNTGYYTIALVIQKVISFTYFSYLASKIGSIGTAKYFFAVSFVTIFSVFIDLGLSSLINREIAKNKESHQKLLSNVLGVKILSTLLIIIAIFIFSNILNYNQYLKNMIYLSMITMIIDSFTITFFAVIRGKHNLKYESISSILFQLIVITTGYFMLQKTQEPLLLLIVLLVASIFNFIYSSIILIKKYKINISPKFDKEFIKLLLVTTCPFAIAGIFMRISGSIDSVFLSKLATEKALGYYGLAYKITFAFQFIPLAFSASLYPAFTHFFHYEKEKLENIFNKSIIYLLIISFPISVGIISLTNPIILKIYGYDFYGAILTLQILISSIPFLFVTFPMGALLNATNLQKKHTINIGITMLVSIIFNFTLIKLYSQNGAAMASIISTLTYLILNTITCKKIINIHYKEIIINIIKILIACTIMVLSIKYLENKINLLFVITIGATIYTLTAYILKIFTKKDLSYIKSLRKT, encoded by the coding sequence ATGAATAATTCACCATCAAATAAATTAATAAAAAATACAGGTTATTATACAATAGCCCTTGTTATACAAAAAGTAATCTCATTTACATATTTTTCTTATTTAGCATCAAAAATAGGCTCAATAGGTACTGCAAAATATTTTTTTGCTGTTTCTTTTGTAACTATTTTTTCTGTATTTATAGATCTTGGATTATCAAGTCTTATAAATAGAGAAATAGCAAAAAATAAAGAGTCACATCAAAAATTACTTAGTAATGTATTGGGGGTAAAAATATTAAGCACACTTTTAATAATCATTGCAATATTTATATTTTCCAATATTCTAAATTACAATCAATATTTGAAAAATATGATATATTTATCAATGATTACAATGATCATTGATAGTTTTACTATTACTTTTTTTGCTGTAATAAGAGGAAAACACAACTTAAAATATGAAAGTATTTCTTCTATATTATTTCAATTAATAGTAATAACAACTGGATATTTCATGCTACAAAAGACGCAAGAACCACTTTTATTGCTCATAGTATTATTAGTTGCAAGTATATTTAATTTTATATATTCCTCAATAATTCTTATAAAAAAATATAAAATAAATATTAGCCCTAAATTTGACAAAGAATTCATAAAATTATTACTAGTAACAACTTGTCCATTTGCAATTGCTGGAATTTTTATGAGAATATCTGGAAGTATAGATTCTGTATTTTTGTCAAAATTAGCAACTGAAAAAGCTCTTGGATATTATGGCTTAGCATATAAAATCACTTTTGCATTTCAATTTATTCCATTAGCTTTTTCTGCATCACTATACCCAGCGTTTACACACTTTTTCCATTATGAAAAAGAAAAATTAGAGAATATATTTAATAAAAGTATTATATATCTTTTGATAATAAGTTTTCCTATATCAGTAGGAATAATTTCCCTTACAAATCCAATTATATTAAAAATTTATGGATATGACTTTTATGGTGCAATACTTACATTACAAATTTTAATTTCTAGTATCCCATTTTTATTTGTTACGTTTCCAATGGGAGCACTTTTAAATGCTACAAATTTACAAAAAAAACACACTATAAATATAGGTATAACAATGCTTGTAAGTATAATATTCAACTTTACTCTTATAAAATTATATTCACAAAATGGAGCAGCTATGGCATCAATAATATCAACTCTTACATACCTTATTCTAAATACAATAACCTGCAAAAAAATTATAAATATTCATTACAAGGAAATTATAATAAATATTATAAAAATACTAATAGCTTGTACAATTATGGTATTGTCAATAAAATATCTTGAAAATAAAATTAATTTACTCTTTGTTATAACTATAGGAGCTACAATTTACACATTAACAGCTTATATATTAAAAATATTCACAAAAAAAGATTTATCTTATATAAAAAGTCTCAGAAAAACATAA
- the rplQ gene encoding 50S ribosomal protein L17: MRHQNKNKILDRKIGPRTALIKNLAGQVVLFEKVKTTSAKAKVIKSYIEKLITKSSKNNLTTQRYLKTKLNSKQAIKKLLEVYGPKFENQNGGYLKIIKAEKRIGDGAEMVYITFTK, encoded by the coding sequence ATGAGACATCAAAACAAGAATAAAATTTTAGATAGAAAAATAGGACCTAGAACAGCATTAATAAAAAATCTAGCTGGTCAGGTTGTTTTATTTGAAAAAGTCAAAACAACATCCGCAAAAGCAAAAGTAATAAAATCTTATATAGAAAAGCTAATAACAAAATCATCAAAAAATAATCTTACCACTCAAAGATATTTAAAGACAAAATTAAATTCAAAACAAGCAATAAAAAAATTACTTGAAGTATATGGCCCAAAATTTGAAAATCAAAATGGTGGATATCTAAAAATAATAAAAGCAGAAAAAAGAATAGGTGATGGGGCTGAAATGGTTTATATAACATTTACAAAATAA